ATGAGGATGTTCGGAATTCTTTCGATAACGGCAAAGGCTATTGAAGGAATGGGTGAAAGTGAGAAAGAAGCATGGTCTACTTTACCTCACGCCTCGTTCGACATGGTTATTATGAACCCGCCGTTCACCCGGGACACCGGCCACGAAGGCAAAAAAATCGGCGTTCCGAATCCTATGTTCGCTGCATTCAGTTCTACAGTTGAACAACAGCGTGCTATGGCACGCGCTACTGAACGATTACTTAAGGATACGAGCGCACACGGCAATGCTGGCGAGGCGAGTGCCTTCCTGGTCCTGGCCGACCGTAAATTGAAGGATAAAGGGACCCTCGCGATGGTCATGCCGCTGAGTTTAATGTCCGGAGAAGCATGGGAAGCTTCACGACAGCTATTTCGAAATTCATATAGCGATCTTGTTTTAATATCCATCGCCGGTGCCCGTTCCGAGGAGTTATCTTTCTCGGCAGATACGGGAATGGGCGAATGCCTGGTTACCGGCCATAAGGCCAACAAGAACGATGCCCGTGCAACGTTTGTGGTATTAAACGAGAGGCCATTCTCCACGATGATAGGTTCGAGCATCGCAGTTCAGATTCATCAATTGAAAGAGGGAAACCTCCGTAAACTGGAAGACGGACCGGTGGGTGGAAGCCTGTTTCATTTCGGTGACGATTTGATAGGTTATGCTATGGATGCACCTCTCCCCGAAAAAGGTCCCTGGAACCTGGCCCGTATCAAGGATGGTGCTCTCGCACAGGTAGCCTACCAGATAACTGACTGTGGTCTTATCTGGCTGCCGGGGATGGCGAAGGGTGCTGCCATTCCCGTTCCTATCACAACGGTTTCCGTGATCGGAAAAGTTGGGCCGTACCATATTGACATTAATGGCAACACAGCGAATGGAAGAATTAGAGGCCCTTTCCAAATCGAGGGCCTTAAATTACAAGCTGCACCCACTTATCCGGTATTATGGTCGCATGATGCCAAAAGGGAAAGGTGCATGGAGTTTGAAGCAGACAACGAGGGCATTATCCGCCAGGGGAAGGACTCCGCCGAAGATACGTTCGCCCAAGAAAAAGCCAACAGAATTTGGACAATCTCGTCTCACTGTCATTTTAACAAAGACTTTCAATTCAACAGCCAGTCTACGGCGATGCAGTTCACTAGCAAGAAGACAATTGGGGGACACGCATGGCCTTCCATCAAGCTGGCAGACGCGGAGCAGGAAAAGGCGCTGGTTCTATGGGCGAACTCATCTTTGGGACTTTTACTTCACTGGTGGCATGCTAATAAGCAACAGTCTGGCCGAGGGAGAATTGTAGTATCTGCACTGGCTTCATTACCTGTCCTAGATGTCACTAAGCTTCCCAAGGATGCCCTCTCTAAGGCGGTAGCTATCTTCGATGATATGAAACACCGGGAATTGCGGCCAGTCAATGAAATCGCCCAAGACAAAGTCCGTGCGGAAATTGACGCAAGGTTGTCCACTGAAGTGCTGGGATTCCCGCCAGAACTAATAGCTCCGGATGGGCCGATGGAGCTATTAAGACAGAAGCTGGCCCTCGAACCTTCTATAACCGGCAGTAAATCATTATCTTAACGAAGCCAGTTCAAGTGGTAGTTGATCATCCATGACTATTGTCTCCAATCAAGGCTTAAACTGGACGATGCGCCACATTCCGTCATAATGTATAATCCCCAGATGGTTAGAAAAGCGTGAGCTTCTTGATAAGCTTCAGGTGAGGATGGTAATATTCTCTGACAGAGCGGAAATCAATGCAGTATTCCCCATAAAGCCTGCTGCTTACCAGAAGTATATTTCCTCTTGAATGAAAGGGGAACTTGAGGGGGAGAGGTTGAAGATAATCCACTTTGCCGATCTGCACCTCGGAGTGGAAAACTACGGGAATATCAACCCGGCCAGCGGCCTTTCGACAAGACTGGAAGACTTTCTGGCCGCCCTTGACTGTGTGGTAGACTACGCTCTAGAGAACGGGGTAGACCTTGTGCTCTTCTGCGGTGATACCTACAAGAGCCGCGAGCCGGGCCAGACCCAGCAACGGGAGTTCGCCAGAAGGATCAACCGCCTCACCACCGGCGGCATCCCCATCTTTCTCCTCGCCGGCAACCACGATATGTCCAACGCTATCGGCCGGGCTACCGCTATTGAGATATTCGATACCCTGGCCCTTGAAAAGGTCTATGTCTCCAATCGTCCCGATATCTACCGAATTCCGACCACAAGCGGCCCCATCCAGATAGTCTCCCTGCCCTGGTTGAGACGAAGCGCCTTACTCAGCAAGGAAGAAACGAAAGACCTTGACTTTACCCGGATTAATGAAAGACTACAGCAGGTGCTGACCAACATCGTTACCACCAACGTCACCAAGCTCGACCCGACAATTCCGGCGGTCCTGGCCGCCCACGTCTGGGTCTGCGGAGCAAAGGTGGGCTCGGAGGCAACAATGACCATCGGACAGGAGCATACCCTGCTGCTCAGTAATATCGCCCAGCCTGCCTTTGACTATATCGCCCTGGGTCATATTCACAAGCACCAGATACTCTCAGAAAATCCACCTGTCGTCTACGCCGGCAGCCTGGAGCGGCTTAACTTCAGCGAGGAGACAGACGATAAGGGCTTCTACGTGGTAGAAATCGAGCCAGACGGAGCGACCGGTAAGAGGAGGACCTCCTTTGCCTTTCAGCCGGTAAAGGCACGCCGCTTCCTCACCATCAACCTCAACATTGAAGCAGACAACGCTGACCCTACCGCAGCCGTGCTCAAGGGTATTATTGAGCAGCAAGAGGAGATCAGGGATGCTATCGTCCGGGTGAACATCAGCCTCCCCGCAGAGATTGAGGGGCAACTCAAAGACAACGAAATCAGAAACGCCCTCAAAGAGGCTCACTACTTCAGCATCGCCCGGGATACCAAGCGAGAGACACAACTGAGGTTGGGAACACAGACAGCCGAAGAGATAACCCCCATCGATGCTTTAAAAACCTATCTGGAATCAAAGAAGGTAACCCCGGAACGGACCCGGGTCCTGCTCGAATACGGTAACAGGCTTATCCAAGAACAGAAAGCGGAACAAGAATAGGGCTTGATAGCCTATCGGAGCAGGGTTATAATGCCACATAGACGGTAAACAAATATCGAGAAGGAGGTAGAAGGCTATGATAAAGGTTGTTATCGAGCGGCACCTGAAAGCAGGCAAGCGAGGGGAATTCATCCACATGCTGAAGGAACTAAGCACAGCGGCTATCCATCAGCGAGGCTATGTCAGCGGCGAAACCCTGTCCAGTATCGACGATGCCTCCATCATCTCGGTACTGAGCATGTGGCAAAGCCTGGAGGACTGGAAGGCATGGGAAGCATCAGAGCCACGACTCAAGCTGGAAGAACGAGTTGAACCACTCCTCCTGGAAAACCCAAAGGTTACCGTCTACCAGGTAATGGCCACCGAGTAGAAAAAGG
This portion of the Dehalococcoidales bacterium genome encodes:
- the sbcD gene encoding exonuclease subunit SbcD, whose product is MKGELEGERLKIIHFADLHLGVENYGNINPASGLSTRLEDFLAALDCVVDYALENGVDLVLFCGDTYKSREPGQTQQREFARRINRLTTGGIPIFLLAGNHDMSNAIGRATAIEIFDTLALEKVYVSNRPDIYRIPTTSGPIQIVSLPWLRRSALLSKEETKDLDFTRINERLQQVLTNIVTTNVTKLDPTIPAVLAAHVWVCGAKVGSEATMTIGQEHTLLLSNIAQPAFDYIALGHIHKHQILSENPPVVYAGSLERLNFSEETDDKGFYVVEIEPDGATGKRRTSFAFQPVKARRFLTINLNIEADNADPTAAVLKGIIEQQEEIRDAIVRVNISLPAEIEGQLKDNEIRNALKEAHYFSIARDTKRETQLRLGTQTAEEITPIDALKTYLESKKVTPERTRVLLEYGNRLIQEQKAEQE
- a CDS encoding antibiotic biosynthesis monooxygenase — its product is MIKVVIERHLKAGKRGEFIHMLKELSTAAIHQRGYVSGETLSSIDDASIISVLSMWQSLEDWKAWEASEPRLKLEERVEPLLLENPKVTVYQVMATE